A DNA window from Streptomyces bacillaris contains the following coding sequences:
- a CDS encoding MFS transporter yields the protein MATTVTDRPGYGQLLRTPGAWTFLLPGFAARQPFAMLTIGIVLLVQHTTGSYGSAGAVAAVAGVSMALVAPQGGKLADRFGQRAVLLPGVLLHAASGGALVALALADAPLWVLFAAAVPTGASVPQIGPMVRARWAAMLGATPDRPASPLMSTAAAFESVTDEFTFVLGPVIATALCTGVHPAAGLITEAGLTLVGGLLFAAQRATEPTPRPAATADRPHTSALSVPGVRVLIVAFLGIGAVFGGMQVSLTAFTQEIGHPGMNGLLYGIFAAGNMLAGIVCGAVAWKSSPQRRLVVGYVALTLMASGLWAVHSVPLLAGLGLLVGLCIAPALISGYTLVESLVPATARTEAFTWLTGAVALGQAAAVTVAGQLADARGASTGFLVPLAGTVLALATLLALRSRLAPKSAGRTVARGIGHREPVTVD from the coding sequence GTGGCGACCACGGTCACCGACCGCCCCGGTTACGGGCAACTGCTCCGCACCCCCGGTGCGTGGACCTTCCTCCTTCCGGGCTTCGCCGCACGGCAGCCCTTCGCGATGCTGACCATCGGCATCGTGCTGCTCGTCCAGCACACCACCGGCTCCTACGGCAGCGCCGGGGCCGTGGCTGCGGTCGCGGGCGTCTCCATGGCGCTGGTGGCCCCGCAGGGCGGCAAACTCGCCGACCGGTTCGGCCAGCGGGCCGTGCTGCTGCCCGGCGTCCTGCTGCACGCCGCCTCCGGCGGTGCGCTGGTGGCCCTGGCGCTGGCGGACGCGCCCCTGTGGGTGCTGTTCGCCGCCGCGGTGCCCACCGGTGCCTCGGTCCCGCAGATCGGCCCGATGGTGCGGGCCCGCTGGGCCGCGATGCTGGGGGCCACCCCGGACCGGCCCGCCTCCCCGCTGATGTCCACGGCCGCCGCCTTCGAGTCGGTGACGGACGAGTTCACCTTCGTCCTCGGGCCGGTGATCGCGACCGCGCTCTGCACCGGCGTGCACCCGGCGGCCGGACTGATCACCGAGGCCGGCCTCACCCTGGTCGGCGGTCTGCTCTTCGCCGCGCAGCGCGCCACCGAGCCCACCCCCCGCCCCGCCGCCACGGCGGATCGGCCGCACACCTCGGCGCTCTCCGTGCCGGGCGTCCGGGTCCTCATCGTCGCCTTCCTGGGCATCGGCGCGGTCTTCGGCGGTATGCAGGTCTCGCTGACGGCGTTCACCCAGGAGATCGGCCACCCCGGCATGAACGGTCTGCTGTACGGGATCTTCGCCGCGGGCAACATGCTGGCCGGCATCGTCTGCGGTGCCGTCGCCTGGAAGAGCAGCCCGCAGCGCCGCCTCGTCGTCGGCTATGTGGCGCTGACCCTCATGGCCTCCGGCCTCTGGGCCGTGCACTCCGTACCGCTGCTGGCCGGACTCGGCCTGCTCGTGGGCCTCTGCATCGCCCCGGCGCTGATCAGCGGCTACACGCTGGTCGAATCGCTGGTCCCGGCCACCGCCCGTACCGAGGCCTTCACCTGGCTGACCGGCGCCGTGGCGCTGGGCCAGGCGGCCGCCGTGACCGTGGCGGGCCAACTCGCCGACGCCCGCGGTGCGAGCACCGGATTCCTGGTCCCGCTGGCCGGTACCGTACTGGCGCTGGCGACCCTGCTGGCCCTGCGCTCGCGGCTGGCACCGAAGTCCGCGGGCCGCACGGTGGCACGTGGGATCGGTCACCGCGAGCCGGTCACGGTGGACTGA
- a CDS encoding 4Fe-4S dicluster domain-containing protein, producing the protein MMGRTIFIDPGRCIGCQACVSACRECDSHRGKSMIHLDYTDEGHSVASLPTVCMHCEDPVAPCAEVCPADAILVTADGVVQQADTTRCIGCANCVNACPFGVPKIDLGAKLQLKCNLCYDRTAYGLAPMCATVCPTGALFYGTVEELQAERPGVQVADTFVFGETEVRTGVAMVVPAEKVQWPVPGGLPVVEINGKDVRR; encoded by the coding sequence ATGATGGGCAGAACGATCTTCATCGACCCGGGGCGCTGCATCGGCTGCCAGGCCTGTGTCTCCGCCTGCCGCGAATGCGACTCGCACCGCGGCAAATCGATGATCCATCTCGACTACACCGACGAGGGTCACTCCGTCGCCTCCCTTCCGACCGTCTGTATGCACTGCGAGGACCCGGTCGCCCCCTGCGCCGAGGTCTGCCCCGCCGACGCGATCCTGGTGACCGCCGACGGTGTGGTGCAGCAGGCCGACACCACCCGCTGCATCGGCTGCGCCAACTGCGTCAACGCCTGCCCCTTCGGCGTACCGAAGATCGACCTCGGCGCCAAGCTCCAGCTGAAGTGCAACCTCTGTTACGACCGCACCGCCTACGGCCTCGCCCCCATGTGCGCCACCGTCTGCCCGACCGGCGCCCTCTTCTACGGGACCGTCGAGGAGCTCCAGGCCGAGCGCCCCGGCGTCCAGGTCGCCGACACCTTCGTCTTCGGCGAGACCGAGGTCCGCACCGGCGTGGCCATGGTCGTCCCCGCCGAGAAGGTGCAGTGGCCGGTCCCCGGTGGGCTGCCCGTCGTCGAGATCAACGGGAAGGACGTCCGCCGATGA
- a CDS encoding S-methyl-5'-thioadenosine phosphorylase encodes MANAHTETGSGTGTEGSAEIGVIGGSGFYPFLEDVTEVTVDTPYGKPSDSVFLGEIGGRRVAFLPRHGRGHHLPPHRINYRANLWALRAVGVRQVLGPCAVGGLRPEYGPGTLLVPDQLVDRTKNRVQTYYDGETRADGTVPAVVHLGFADPYCPEGRKAALAAARGHDWEPVDGGTLVVVEGPRFSTRAESRWHAAMGWSVVGMTGHPEAVLARELGLCYTTMTLVTDLDAGAEAGEGVSHEEVLRVFAANVDRLRSVLFDAVGGLPATGSRNCICAHALDGIDTGIALP; translated from the coding sequence ATGGCGAACGCACATACGGAAACGGGCTCCGGTACGGGTACCGAGGGTTCCGCGGAGATCGGTGTCATCGGCGGCTCGGGCTTCTACCCCTTCCTGGAGGACGTCACCGAGGTCACCGTGGACACCCCCTACGGCAAGCCCAGCGACTCGGTCTTCCTCGGCGAGATCGGCGGCCGCCGGGTGGCGTTCCTGCCCCGCCACGGCCGCGGCCACCACCTGCCGCCCCACCGCATCAACTACCGGGCCAACCTCTGGGCCCTGCGCGCCGTCGGGGTCCGCCAGGTGCTGGGCCCCTGCGCCGTCGGCGGGCTGCGCCCGGAGTACGGACCGGGCACGCTCCTCGTCCCGGACCAGCTGGTGGACCGCACCAAGAACCGGGTGCAGACCTACTACGACGGTGAGACCCGCGCCGACGGGACCGTGCCCGCCGTCGTGCACCTGGGCTTCGCCGATCCGTACTGCCCCGAGGGCCGTAAGGCGGCGCTGGCGGCGGCGCGCGGCCACGACTGGGAGCCGGTGGACGGCGGCACCCTGGTGGTCGTCGAGGGGCCCCGCTTCTCCACCCGGGCGGAATCCCGCTGGCATGCGGCGATGGGCTGGTCGGTGGTGGGGATGACCGGGCATCCGGAAGCCGTACTCGCCCGGGAACTGGGGCTCTGCTACACCACGATGACCCTCGTGACCGACCTGGACGCGGGCGCCGAGGCCGGTGAGGGCGTCTCCCACGAGGAGGTGCTCCGGGTCTTCGCGGCCAACGTGGACCGGCTCCGGTCGGTGCTGTTCGACGCGGTGGGCGGGCTGCCGGCGACGGGGAGCCGCAACTGCATCTGCGCCCATGCGCTGGACGGGATCGACACGGGGATCGCGCTGCCGTAG
- a CDS encoding MscL family protein, with protein sequence MSEKKVSLLEGFKAFLTRGNVIDLAVAVVIGAAFTNIVNAFVKGIINPLVGAFGTQDLDSYSSCLRGPCTTDPATGEMDGIEILWGSVLSAALSFLITAAVVYFLLVLPMAKYLARRAQMQAAKEGVQETLEVSELEVLKEIRDALVAQRGGGGAAGVGGPGVGGPGAGGAGGPGESGGALPGRD encoded by the coding sequence GTGAGCGAGAAGAAGGTCAGTCTCCTGGAGGGCTTCAAGGCCTTCCTGACGCGCGGCAATGTGATCGATCTGGCGGTGGCCGTCGTCATCGGCGCCGCGTTCACGAACATCGTGAACGCGTTCGTCAAGGGCATCATCAATCCGCTGGTCGGCGCGTTCGGCACGCAGGACCTGGACAGCTACAGCTCCTGCCTCCGGGGCCCGTGCACGACGGATCCGGCCACCGGCGAGATGGACGGGATCGAGATCCTGTGGGGGTCCGTGCTCAGCGCCGCCCTCAGCTTCCTGATCACCGCCGCCGTCGTGTACTTCCTGCTGGTGCTGCCGATGGCCAAGTACCTGGCCAGGCGGGCGCAGATGCAGGCCGCGAAGGAGGGCGTGCAGGAGACGCTGGAGGTCAGCGAGCTGGAGGTGCTCAAGGAGATCCGCGACGCCCTGGTCGCGCAGCGCGGTGGTGGCGGCGCGGCCGGTGTCGGCGGACCCGGTGTCGGCGGACCTGGTGCCGGGGGCGCCGGTGGGCCCGGCGAGAGCGGCGGGGCGCTGCCGGGCCGGGACTAG
- a CDS encoding penicillin acylase family protein: protein MPANTTDSSAPSDAKKPGRKKGRRVRLLLLVLVLALVAGVGFGAYWSVSTVRASYPQTTGTVTLEGLSGDVEVKRDAYGVPQLYADTDADLFRAQGFVHAQDRFWEMDVRRHMTAGRLSEMFGSGQVETDAFLRTLGWRKVAQEEYDKVLDGETKKNLQSYADGVNAYLKGKEGRDISVEYAALGLTNDYKPGEWTPVDSVAWLKAMAWDLRGNMQDEIDRSLLTSRLDQAQIRDLYPDYPYKTHQPIVDRGAVSPVTGKFDPDAAPSDTIGSQTAQGATEGLNTQLSALADTLDEIPALLGPNGNGIGSNSWVVSGEHTTTGKALLANDPHLAPMLPSLWYQMGLHCREVSKSCQYDTAGYTFSGMPGVVIGHNKDIAWGLTNLGADVTDLFLEKVSGDGYLYDNKVKPFVTREETIKVAGGKDRKITVRETNNGPLVSDRSRELDKVGQKAPVGNSAPDRADGYAVALKWTALQPGKSMDAVFAINRAKDFTTFRAAAENFEVPSQNLIYADTEGNIGYQAPGTVPVRLKGDGTLPSPGWDPAYGWKKEPVPFDELPYEYNPERGYIVTANQAVIDESKYPHLLTKDWGYGTRSQRINDLIAQKIKGGEKVSTDDMQKMQMDNTSEIAALLVPELLKINISDPSVREAQKLLEGWDYTQEPDSAAAAYFNGVWRNILKLAFGNKLPKELRVKGDCINVPPARNSGPVDQQHKLVRECGQRDGDSAQPDGGDRWFQVVRDIVKDQENEWWKAPSRGREEALENRDDLFARALEDARWELAAKLGKDISTWSWGRLHRLTLTNQTLGTEGPDLLKRALNRGPWNLGGGEAAVNATGWNAASGYEVVWVPSMRMVVNVGDWDKSRWINLTGASGHAFNAHYTDQTDKWANGELLDWSFGTEAVGESTVDTLTLKP from the coding sequence ATGCCCGCCAATACAACCGACTCTTCCGCCCCTTCCGACGCGAAGAAGCCCGGTAGGAAGAAGGGGCGCCGAGTCCGCCTTCTTCTGCTCGTCCTGGTGCTGGCGCTCGTCGCGGGTGTCGGGTTCGGCGCCTACTGGTCCGTCTCGACGGTGCGGGCCTCGTACCCGCAGACCACCGGGACGGTCACGCTCGAAGGCCTCTCCGGCGACGTGGAGGTCAAGCGGGACGCGTACGGCGTTCCGCAGCTCTACGCGGACACCGACGCCGACCTCTTCCGCGCCCAGGGCTTCGTGCACGCCCAGGACCGCTTCTGGGAGATGGACGTACGGCGTCATATGACGGCGGGCCGGCTCTCCGAGATGTTCGGCTCCGGCCAGGTGGAGACCGATGCCTTCCTGCGCACGCTGGGCTGGCGGAAGGTCGCGCAGGAGGAGTACGACAAGGTCCTGGACGGCGAGACCAAGAAGAACCTCCAGTCGTACGCGGACGGTGTCAACGCGTATCTGAAGGGCAAGGAAGGCCGGGACATCTCGGTCGAGTACGCGGCGCTCGGGCTGACCAACGACTACAAGCCCGGGGAGTGGACCCCGGTCGACTCGGTGGCCTGGCTCAAGGCGATGGCCTGGGACCTGCGCGGCAACATGCAGGACGAGATCGACCGTTCGCTGCTGACCAGCCGGCTCGACCAGGCCCAGATCCGGGACCTGTACCCGGACTACCCGTACAAGACGCACCAGCCGATCGTCGACCGCGGCGCGGTCTCCCCGGTCACCGGGAAGTTCGACCCCGACGCCGCCCCGTCCGACACCATCGGCTCCCAGACCGCGCAGGGCGCCACCGAGGGCCTGAACACCCAGCTCTCCGCGCTCGCCGACACCCTGGACGAGATCCCCGCCCTGCTCGGCCCGAACGGCAACGGCATCGGCTCCAACTCCTGGGTCGTCAGCGGCGAGCACACGACCACCGGCAAGGCGCTGCTGGCCAACGACCCGCACCTGGCGCCGATGCTGCCCTCGCTCTGGTACCAGATGGGGCTGCACTGCCGGGAGGTCTCCAAGTCCTGCCAGTACGACACCGCGGGCTACACCTTCTCCGGGATGCCCGGTGTGGTCATCGGCCACAACAAGGACATCGCCTGGGGCCTCACCAACCTCGGCGCGGACGTCACCGACCTCTTCCTGGAGAAGGTCTCCGGCGACGGCTATCTGTACGACAACAAGGTGAAGCCCTTCGTCACCCGCGAGGAGACCATCAAGGTCGCGGGCGGCAAGGACCGGAAGATCACCGTCCGTGAGACGAACAACGGACCCCTGGTATCCGACCGCAGCAGGGAACTGGACAAGGTCGGCCAGAAGGCCCCCGTCGGCAACTCCGCCCCCGACCGCGCCGACGGTTACGCCGTCGCGCTGAAGTGGACCGCGCTCCAGCCGGGCAAGTCCATGGACGCGGTCTTCGCGATCAACCGGGCCAAGGACTTCACCACCTTCCGGGCCGCCGCCGAGAACTTCGAGGTCCCCTCGCAGAACCTCATCTACGCCGACACCGAGGGCAATATCGGCTACCAGGCGCCGGGCACCGTCCCGGTCCGCCTCAAGGGCGACGGCACACTGCCCAGCCCCGGCTGGGACCCGGCGTACGGCTGGAAGAAGGAGCCGGTCCCGTTCGACGAGCTGCCCTACGAGTACAACCCGGAGCGCGGCTACATCGTCACCGCCAACCAGGCCGTGATCGACGAGAGCAAGTACCCCCACCTGCTGACCAAGGACTGGGGTTACGGCACCCGCAGTCAGCGGATCAACGACCTCATCGCCCAGAAGATCAAGGGCGGCGAGAAGGTCTCGACCGACGACATGCAGAAGATGCAGATGGACAACACCAGCGAGATCGCCGCGCTGCTGGTGCCCGAACTGCTGAAGATCAACATCTCCGACCCGAGCGTGCGTGAGGCGCAGAAGCTGCTGGAGGGCTGGGACTACACCCAGGAGCCCGACTCGGCCGCCGCCGCGTACTTCAACGGCGTCTGGCGCAACATCCTGAAGCTCGCCTTCGGCAACAAGCTCCCCAAGGAGCTGCGGGTCAAGGGCGACTGCATCAACGTGCCGCCGGCCAGGAACAGCGGCCCGGTCGACCAGCAGCACAAGCTCGTACGGGAGTGCGGCCAGCGCGACGGCGACTCCGCGCAGCCCGACGGCGGGGACCGCTGGTTCCAGGTGGTCCGCGACATCGTCAAGGACCAGGAGAACGAGTGGTGGAAGGCGCCCTCCCGGGGCCGCGAGGAGGCGCTGGAGAACCGTGACGACCTCTTCGCCCGGGCGCTGGAGGACGCGCGCTGGGAGCTGGCCGCCAAGCTCGGCAAGGACATCTCCACCTGGAGCTGGGGCCGGCTGCACCGCCTGACGCTGACCAACCAGACCCTCGGCACCGAAGGGCCCGACCTGCTCAAGCGGGCGCTCAACCGGGGTCCCTGGAACCTCGGCGGCGGCGAGGCGGCGGTCAACGCCACCGGCTGGAACGCGGCGAGCGGCTACGAGGTCGTCTGGGTGCCGTCGATGCGGATGGTCGTCAACGTGGGGGACTGGGACAAGTCCCGCTGGATCAACCTCACCGGCGCCTCCGGGCACGCGTTCAACGCGCACTACACCGACCAGACCGACAAGTGGGCCAACGGCGAACTGCTCGACTGGTCCTTCGGCACGGAGGCGGTCGGCGAGTCCACGGTCGACACGCTGACACTGAAGCCGTAG
- a CDS encoding 5-formyltetrahydrofolate cyclo-ligase yields the protein MNTEKSGKSPVQVPGKASLRRELLATRALLSTEDVTAAATALAAGALALPELADARTVAAYVSVGREPGTRALLDALRERGVRVLLPVLLADNDLDWAVYGGAERLLPAGRGLLEPDGDRLGPAAVVEADAVLLPGLAVDGAGMRLGRGGGSYDRVLARLSAARADPALIVLLYANEVVARVPVEPHDHPVDAVVTPAGARRFTA from the coding sequence GTGAACACCGAAAAGTCCGGAAAGAGCCCTGTACAGGTGCCCGGAAAAGCCTCTCTCCGGCGCGAACTGCTCGCCACCCGGGCCCTCCTGAGCACGGAGGACGTCACGGCGGCCGCCACGGCTCTCGCGGCCGGCGCCCTGGCGCTCCCCGAACTGGCCGACGCCCGGACGGTCGCCGCGTACGTCTCCGTGGGCCGCGAACCGGGCACCCGCGCCCTGCTGGACGCGCTGCGCGAGCGGGGCGTACGGGTGCTGCTCCCGGTGCTCCTGGCCGACAACGATCTGGACTGGGCGGTGTACGGGGGCGCGGAGCGCCTGCTGCCCGCCGGGCGCGGGCTCCTGGAGCCGGACGGGGACCGGCTCGGCCCGGCGGCCGTGGTGGAGGCCGACGCGGTCCTGCTGCCGGGGCTGGCCGTGGACGGGGCGGGGATGCGGCTCGGGCGCGGCGGCGGCAGCTACGACCGGGTGCTGGCCCGGCTCTCGGCGGCCCGGGCCGATCCGGCGCTGATCGTGCTCCTGTACGCGAACGAGGTGGTCGCGCGGGTCCCTGTGGAACCGCACGACCACCCCGTGGACGCCGTGGTCACCCCGGCCGGAGCCCGGCGCTTCACCGCCTGA
- a CDS encoding Rieske (2Fe-2S) protein, whose translation MSVTEQQPGGERPAGGDPREALQDRIAADSLTTRRDYLRIVTTVSGGLALGGIGVAAGILHRHGDDEDGKAPEARRIAQQLPPGESIAFRYPGEEDRAVAVRLDDGTLVGYSAVCTHLACAVLWRKDRGREGELYCPCHEGVFDARSGEVTAGPPPRGLPKVVVIEEEDGSIWAIGTTRSGESVEAGLCRRLGGERPDLAARIGCPDIGGGAEAPPRAPGPGASPTADATETPGGRA comes from the coding sequence ATGAGCGTCACCGAACAGCAGCCGGGCGGCGAGCGCCCGGCCGGGGGAGACCCGCGCGAGGCGCTCCAGGACCGGATCGCCGCCGACTCCCTCACCACCCGGCGCGACTACCTCCGGATCGTCACCACCGTCTCCGGCGGCCTCGCCCTCGGCGGCATCGGCGTGGCCGCGGGCATCCTGCACCGCCACGGCGACGACGAGGACGGCAAGGCCCCCGAGGCCAGACGCATCGCCCAGCAGCTCCCGCCCGGCGAGTCCATCGCCTTCCGCTACCCGGGCGAGGAGGACCGGGCCGTCGCCGTACGGCTCGACGACGGCACCCTCGTCGGCTACTCCGCCGTCTGCACCCACCTCGCCTGCGCCGTCCTGTGGCGCAAGGACCGGGGGCGGGAGGGCGAGCTGTACTGCCCCTGCCACGAGGGCGTCTTCGACGCCCGCTCCGGTGAGGTGACCGCTGGCCCGCCCCCGCGCGGACTGCCGAAGGTCGTCGTCATCGAGGAGGAGGACGGCAGCATCTGGGCGATCGGGACCACCCGCTCCGGTGAGAGCGTCGAGGCGGGTCTCTGCCGCCGGCTCGGGGGCGAGCGCCCCGACCTCGCCGCCCGTATCGGCTGCCCCGACATCGGCGGCGGCGCCGAAGCCCCGCCCCGGGCACCGGGCCCCGGGGCTTCCCCCACCGCCGATGCCACCGAGACGCCGGGCGGGCGGGCATGA
- a CDS encoding potassium/proton antiporter — protein sequence MAAVRISSRSGLPSLLLYLGIGIALGQDGIFDVKFDNAELTQVIGYAALVVILAEGGLGAKWKEVRPVLPAAAVVSTVGVGISVGITAAAAHYLVGLEWRQALIIGAVVSSTDAAAVFSVLRRVPLPSRTTGVLEAESGFNDAPVVILVVAFSAVGPVEHWYVLIGEIALELAMGAAIGITVGWLGSLGLRHVALPASGLYPIAVMAIAVMAYAAGAMAHGSGFLAVYLAAMILGNSKLPHWPATRGFADGLGWLAQIGMFVLLGLLVTPHDLVDDFWPAVVVGLVLTVVARPLSVFLSLAPFRLPAREKALMSWAGLRGAVPIILATIPMVSGVEGSTRIFNIVFVLVIVYTLIQGPTLPWVAAKLKIADDQAEADDLGVESAPLERLRGHLLSVDIPAKSRMHGVEVGELRLPPGAAVTLVVREEQSFVPSPTTVLRRGDELLVVATDPVRDQAEARLRAVDEGGKLAGWLGTGNSPVRKAGLADDTPRAGARQQ from the coding sequence GTGGCGGCGGTACGGATCTCCTCGCGCAGCGGGCTGCCCAGCCTGCTCCTGTATCTCGGCATCGGGATCGCCCTGGGGCAGGACGGCATCTTCGACGTCAAGTTCGACAACGCCGAGCTGACCCAGGTGATCGGCTACGCCGCCCTGGTCGTCATCCTCGCGGAGGGCGGACTCGGAGCGAAGTGGAAAGAGGTCAGGCCCGTCCTGCCCGCCGCCGCGGTGGTCTCCACCGTCGGCGTCGGCATCAGCGTGGGCATCACGGCCGCCGCCGCGCACTACCTGGTCGGCCTGGAGTGGCGCCAGGCCCTGATCATCGGCGCGGTCGTCTCCTCCACCGACGCCGCGGCCGTCTTCTCCGTGCTGCGCAGGGTCCCGCTGCCGTCCCGGACCACCGGCGTCCTGGAGGCCGAGTCCGGCTTCAACGACGCCCCCGTGGTCATCCTCGTCGTCGCGTTCTCCGCCGTCGGCCCGGTCGAGCACTGGTACGTCCTGATCGGCGAGATCGCCCTGGAGCTGGCCATGGGCGCCGCCATCGGCATCACGGTGGGGTGGCTGGGCTCGCTCGGGCTGCGCCATGTCGCCCTGCCCGCCTCCGGCCTCTACCCGATCGCCGTCATGGCCATCGCCGTGATGGCGTACGCGGCCGGAGCCATGGCCCACGGCAGCGGGTTCCTGGCGGTCTACCTGGCCGCCATGATCCTCGGCAACTCCAAGCTGCCGCACTGGCCCGCCACCCGGGGCTTCGCGGACGGGCTGGGCTGGCTGGCCCAGATCGGCATGTTCGTGCTGCTCGGCCTGCTGGTCACCCCACACGACCTGGTCGACGACTTCTGGCCGGCCGTCGTGGTGGGGCTGGTGCTGACGGTGGTGGCCCGGCCGCTGTCGGTCTTCCTGAGCCTGGCGCCGTTCCGGCTGCCGGCCCGCGAGAAGGCGCTGATGTCATGGGCCGGGCTGCGCGGGGCCGTGCCCATCATCCTGGCGACCATCCCGATGGTCTCCGGGGTGGAGGGCAGCACCAGGATCTTCAACATCGTCTTCGTGCTCGTCATCGTCTACACCCTGATCCAGGGCCCCACCCTGCCGTGGGTCGCGGCCAAGCTGAAGATCGCCGACGACCAGGCCGAGGCCGACGACCTGGGCGTCGAGTCCGCCCCGCTGGAGCGGCTGCGCGGCCATCTGCTGTCGGTGGACATCCCCGCGAAGTCCCGGATGCACGGCGTCGAGGTCGGCGAGCTGCGGCTGCCGCCCGGGGCCGCGGTCACGCTGGTGGTCCGCGAGGAGCAGAGCTTCGTGCCCTCCCCCACCACGGTCCTGCGGCGCGGCGACGAACTGCTGGTGGTGGCGACCGACCCGGTGCGCGACCAGGCGGAGGCCCGGCTCCGGGCGGTCGACGAGGGCGGCAAGCTGGCCGGCTGGCTGGGCACGGGCAACAGCCCCGTACGGAAGGCCGGACTCGCGGACGACACCCCCCGCGCGGGCGCGCGCCAGCAGTAG
- the galU gene encoding UTP--glucose-1-phosphate uridylyltransferase GalU, protein MTQSPSRISKAVIPAAGLGTRFLPATKATPKEMLPVVDKPAIQYVVEEAVAAGLSDVLMITGRNKRPLEDHFDRNYELESALQKKGDADRLGKVQESSDLATMHYVRQGDPKGLGHAVLCAAPHVGDQPFAVLLGDDLIDPRDPLLARMVEIQEREGGSVVALMEVDPAQVHLYGCAAADATVDSDVVRVTGLVEKPEPADAPSNLAVIGRYVLDPAVFDILRHTEPGRGGEIQLTDALQLLAQDEKIGGPVHGVVFKGRRYDTGDRSDYLRAIVRLACEREDLGPDFRTWLRTYVTEEM, encoded by the coding sequence ATGACTCAGTCGCCCTCCAGGATCAGCAAGGCCGTCATCCCGGCAGCAGGTCTCGGCACCCGGTTCCTGCCCGCCACGAAGGCCACTCCCAAAGAGATGCTGCCTGTCGTCGACAAGCCGGCGATCCAGTATGTCGTCGAGGAAGCCGTCGCGGCGGGACTCTCCGACGTACTGATGATCACCGGCCGGAACAAGCGTCCCTTGGAGGACCACTTCGACCGCAACTACGAGCTGGAGTCGGCCCTTCAGAAGAAGGGTGACGCCGACCGGCTGGGCAAGGTCCAGGAGTCCAGCGACCTGGCCACCATGCACTACGTGCGCCAGGGCGACCCCAAGGGCCTCGGTCACGCCGTGCTCTGTGCCGCCCCGCACGTGGGCGACCAGCCCTTCGCCGTGCTGTTGGGCGACGACCTGATCGACCCGCGCGACCCGCTGCTGGCCCGCATGGTGGAGATCCAGGAGCGCGAGGGCGGCAGTGTCGTCGCGCTGATGGAGGTCGACCCGGCCCAGGTGCACCTGTACGGCTGCGCCGCCGCGGACGCCACGGTCGACAGCGACGTCGTCCGGGTCACCGGCCTGGTCGAGAAGCCCGAGCCGGCGGACGCGCCCAGCAACCTCGCCGTCATCGGCCGGTACGTCCTGGACCCCGCCGTCTTCGACATACTGCGACACACCGAGCCGGGGCGCGGCGGCGAGATCCAGCTCACCGACGCCCTCCAGCTGCTCGCCCAGGACGAGAAGATCGGCGGCCCGGTGCACGGCGTCGTCTTCAAGGGCCGCCGCTACGACACCGGGGACCGCAGCGACTATCTCCGGGCCATTGTCAGACTGGCGTGCGAACGTGAAGACCTGGGGCCGGACTTCCGGACCTGGCTCCGTACGTACGTCACCGAGGAGATGTAA
- a CDS encoding FmdB family zinc ribbon protein, translating into MPTYQYQCTECGEGLEAVQKFTDDALTVCPSCDGRLKKVFSAVGIVFKGSGFYRNDSRGSSSSSTPASSTSKSSDSGSSSSTSTGSDTKSSASSSSAPAPASSSSGTSAA; encoded by the coding sequence GTGCCGACCTATCAGTACCAGTGCACCGAGTGCGGCGAGGGCCTCGAGGCGGTGCAGAAGTTCACCGATGATGCCCTGACCGTGTGCCCGAGCTGCGACGGACGCCTGAAGAAGGTGTTCTCTGCGGTCGGCATCGTCTTCAAGGGTTCCGGTTTCTACCGGAACGACAGCCGCGGCTCCTCGTCGAGCAGCACGCCGGCCTCGTCGACCTCGAAGTCGTCCGACTCGGGTTCGTCCTCGTCGACGTCGACGGGTTCGGACACGAAGTCGTCCGCCTCCTCGTCGTCGGCCCCCGCGCCGGCCTCGTCGTCGAGCGGTACGTCGGCCGCCTGA